In one window of Spartinivicinus marinus DNA:
- a CDS encoding DUF4381 domain-containing protein yields the protein MDKPSAIPEAVLKQLAPIVQPEPVSLWPLAPGWWILAGLIFLAIGCISYWLYRRAIQRRYRKQALQLLDNYWQHYQHQQNLTAFVTACSQLLKQVAMTAYGRNRVAGLTGDLWHRFLISHQPNHPVQLPDGFFGIGQYQPQPSIAADKLKDFTYRWINHHV from the coding sequence ATGGATAAACCATCAGCCATCCCGGAAGCCGTATTAAAGCAGTTGGCGCCCATTGTACAACCCGAGCCTGTTAGCCTGTGGCCTTTAGCACCGGGCTGGTGGATTTTAGCCGGTCTCATTTTCCTTGCTATCGGTTGCATTAGTTACTGGCTGTATCGACGTGCCATCCAACGCCGCTACCGTAAACAAGCCCTTCAGTTGTTGGATAATTATTGGCAACACTATCAACACCAACAAAACTTAACGGCATTTGTCACTGCCTGTAGTCAGCTATTAAAACAAGTGGCAATGACTGCCTATGGTCGCAACCGGGTTGCCGGATTAACCGGTGATCTATGGCACCGGTTTTTAATCAGTCATCAACCCAACCACCCAGTACAACTGCCCGATGGTTTTTTTGGCATTGGTCAATATCAACCTCAGCCGTCTATTGCAGCAGACAAACTCAAAGACTTTACTTATCGTTGGATCAATCATCATGTTTGA
- a CDS encoding vWA domain-containing protein, with amino-acid sequence MFEFNWPWVLLLVPLPAFVYWLTPPAKQQQAAIRVPFYQSLASATDAHQQNPQTNWLQQLLVILIWLLLLTALAQPRWVGKPISLPTSSRELMLAVDLSGSMEHQDLKLKGKQVDRLTVVKGVLQDFIARRKGDRLGLILFGSQAYLQAPMTYDLNTVTTLLDEALIGMAGKNTAIGDAVGLGVKQLRKRPTDSRVLILLTDGANTAGEVTPIQAAELAAKEGIKIYTIGVGADEMILPGVFGTSFGARRVNPSIDLDEKTLKAMAAKTQGQYFRARNSEELNKIYALLDELEPVSQQDQTFRPSKSYYHWPLATALLLSFSLALSRLWPSLSNRLTATSAKQQAHADVANLLGNK; translated from the coding sequence ATGTTTGAGTTTAACTGGCCCTGGGTATTGTTATTAGTGCCCCTACCCGCTTTCGTTTATTGGCTAACACCGCCTGCCAAGCAGCAACAGGCAGCGATTCGCGTGCCTTTTTATCAAAGTTTGGCTAGTGCTACTGATGCTCACCAGCAAAACCCCCAAACTAACTGGCTACAACAACTGTTGGTTATCTTAATCTGGTTATTACTGTTAACTGCACTGGCCCAACCCCGTTGGGTGGGTAAGCCTATTTCCTTACCTACCAGTAGCCGGGAACTCATGTTAGCTGTGGACTTGTCCGGCAGTATGGAACATCAAGATTTAAAGCTGAAAGGTAAGCAGGTTGACCGACTCACAGTAGTCAAAGGTGTGTTACAAGATTTCATCGCCCGCCGCAAAGGGGATCGACTGGGGCTGATTCTGTTTGGTAGCCAAGCCTATTTACAAGCCCCCATGACCTATGACTTAAACACAGTCACCACCCTGCTTGATGAGGCATTAATTGGTATGGCAGGTAAAAATACCGCTATCGGCGATGCAGTGGGATTAGGCGTTAAGCAATTACGTAAACGCCCAACAGATAGCCGAGTATTGATTTTACTAACCGATGGAGCCAATACCGCTGGTGAAGTCACCCCCATTCAAGCAGCTGAGCTAGCAGCCAAAGAAGGTATTAAAATTTACACCATTGGCGTGGGTGCTGATGAAATGATCTTACCTGGTGTTTTTGGCACCAGCTTTGGGGCAAGACGGGTGAATCCTTCCATCGACTTGGATGAAAAAACCCTTAAAGCCATGGCGGCTAAAACCCAAGGCCAGTATTTTCGAGCCAGAAACAGCGAAGAGCTCAATAAAATCTATGCGCTACTAGATGAACTAGAGCCGGTTTCCCAGCAGGATCAAACCTTTCGCCCTAGCAAAAGCTATTACCACTGGCCTTTGGCAACTGCGCTGTTGCTTAGTTTTAGTCTGGCCCTCAGTCGTCTCTGGCCCAGTCTTTCCAATCGTTTGACAGCCACTTCAGCAAAACAACAAGCTCATGCTGATGTGGCAAATTTACTCGGCAATAAATGA
- a CDS encoding VWA domain-containing protein, with the protein MMELADFHFIRPFWLLLLIPGCLLVWGLWYYQPKQGLWEQVIPTHLLKHLMVESGSAIKRWPLALLLLAWLLATLALAGPSWQKVTLPVQKSAQPLVIVLDMSLSLYADDLKPNRLTRAKRKLRDLLKQRQEGLTGLVAYAGEAYTIAPLTDDGQTIANLVKALSPEIMPVTGSRADRGINQALELLNNSEAGGGDILLMTDGIEKETLQTIKQQLKNTPYQLSILGIGTKEGAPIRVNNTLLKDQRGAIVIAKLNRSQLANLAQQFGGRYSDITLTDQDIERLLPETDDLADTMEVEQTFDEWHDQGYWLLLLVVPLALAGFRRGWLMAVLLVPLALPEPASAGWWQDLWQTRDQQGAKALANGDTASAAELFTDPSWKGTSQFQSQQYEQAAQSFAQTGNAEGFYNQGNAFAYAGKMDEAINAYEQALKLNPDFEKAQQNKKILEDLKKQQQQQQNQQQSSQNQNSPDQNDQNQSNQDSQQQDNNQQQSRAQNNDQPGKNQQDQSQSDSQSSEHPQDQQNQQAQNNQATQGSQQDQDDQVTESSSQDAEKDAKDLDEQSEKASQLSQQSADETEQQDTQQQAQQLVEGDANSLEQQQVEGWLRRIPDDPSGLLRRKLLYQQRLKQFQQQQSDSEIKW; encoded by the coding sequence ATGATGGAGCTTGCTGACTTTCACTTTATTCGCCCCTTCTGGCTGTTACTTCTAATTCCAGGCTGCCTACTGGTTTGGGGGCTTTGGTATTACCAACCGAAGCAAGGGCTGTGGGAACAGGTGATTCCCACCCACTTGCTGAAACATTTAATGGTTGAATCCGGCTCTGCCATTAAGCGCTGGCCATTAGCCTTATTGCTGCTGGCATGGTTACTAGCCACCTTGGCATTGGCAGGCCCCAGCTGGCAAAAAGTCACCTTACCCGTCCAGAAATCAGCCCAACCCCTAGTGATTGTGCTAGATATGTCGCTGTCACTTTATGCTGATGATTTAAAACCCAACCGACTAACCCGTGCTAAACGTAAATTACGCGACTTACTGAAACAACGGCAGGAAGGCTTAACCGGCTTGGTCGCTTATGCGGGAGAAGCTTACACCATTGCTCCTTTAACAGATGATGGCCAAACCATTGCTAACTTAGTGAAAGCCCTCAGCCCAGAAATTATGCCAGTGACTGGTAGCCGTGCCGATCGAGGTATTAACCAGGCGCTTGAGCTGCTCAATAACAGTGAAGCTGGTGGTGGCGATATTCTGTTAATGACCGATGGCATAGAAAAAGAAACCCTGCAAACCATTAAGCAACAACTGAAAAACACCCCCTATCAGCTGTCTATTTTGGGAATCGGCACCAAAGAAGGTGCTCCCATTCGCGTGAATAATACGTTATTAAAAGACCAGCGGGGTGCCATTGTTATCGCTAAACTGAACCGGAGCCAACTGGCGAATCTAGCCCAGCAGTTTGGTGGTCGCTACAGTGATATCACCTTAACTGACCAGGATATCGAGCGTTTATTACCTGAAACCGATGACTTGGCTGACACCATGGAGGTGGAACAAACCTTCGATGAGTGGCATGACCAAGGCTATTGGCTACTACTACTGGTAGTGCCACTGGCATTAGCCGGATTCCGGCGGGGCTGGCTAATGGCCGTGTTGTTAGTGCCCCTTGCCCTCCCCGAACCCGCTTCTGCTGGTTGGTGGCAAGATCTTTGGCAAACCCGTGACCAACAAGGAGCTAAGGCATTAGCCAATGGCGATACGGCCAGTGCCGCCGAGTTATTTACTGACCCCAGCTGGAAAGGCACCAGCCAATTCCAAAGCCAACAATATGAGCAAGCAGCCCAGTCCTTTGCCCAGACAGGCAATGCTGAAGGCTTTTACAACCAAGGCAATGCGTTCGCTTATGCTGGCAAAATGGATGAAGCCATTAATGCCTATGAACAAGCCCTCAAGCTCAACCCTGATTTTGAAAAAGCCCAACAAAACAAAAAAATTCTGGAAGATCTGAAAAAACAACAACAGCAGCAACAAAATCAACAGCAATCAAGCCAGAATCAAAACAGCCCAGATCAAAATGACCAGAATCAGTCTAACCAGGATAGTCAACAACAGGACAACAACCAGCAGCAAAGCCGTGCTCAAAACAATGACCAGCCAGGTAAAAACCAGCAAGATCAAAGTCAGTCGGATTCACAATCTAGCGAACACCCCCAAGATCAGCAAAACCAACAGGCACAAAATAACCAAGCGACTCAGGGCAGTCAGCAAGATCAGGATGACCAGGTGACAGAGTCCAGTAGCCAAGACGCTGAAAAGGATGCAAAAGACTTAGACGAGCAGTCAGAAAAAGCAAGTCAACTCAGCCAGCAATCAGCTGATGAGACAGAGCAACAGGATACCCAACAACAAGCCCAGCAGTTGGTGGAAGGTGATGCTAATAGTTTGGAACAACAGCAGGTAGAAGGCTGGTTAAGGCGAATCCCTGATGACCCCAGTGGTCTATTAAGAAGAAAACTGCTCTATCAACAGCGCTTAAAACAATTTCAACAGCAACAATCGGATAGTGAAATCAAATGGTAA